From the genome of Salvia splendens isolate huo1 chromosome 7, SspV2, whole genome shotgun sequence:
GCCGTTGAATAAGCTCCAAAGCCGGCGTTATTCGGCAGCTCCGGCCGTTCCGGCTTCTACTCCTTCAACGGCGGCTAATGTACCTTCAAAAAGCTCTTTGAATGaagatgagctgaagaagttcgCCGCCATTGCCGAGACATGGttttcaatttttcttaaaagaGGAATTGCATCTTCTGTTTGTTAATTTTGAAGATTTCGCTTGATTATGTTTTATTGCTTTGTCAATTTGTTGAATTGGTGTTAGGTGGGAAGCTGAAGGACCGTTCAAGCCGCTGCATGCGATGAATCCGACAAGGCTTGCGTTTATTAGGTCCACGTTGTGTCGACATTTTGGGTAATTTTAGTTTGCTTTTGCATTTTTACTTGTTTCTGTATTGAGTATTTTCCCCCTCTTTGATGTGGAAAATTGAGATTGAAACACGTTTCAGGAAGGATCCATGCTGTTCGAGGCCATTTGAAGGATTGAAATTTGTGGATATTGGTTGTGGAGGAGGGATTTTGTCTGAGGTATAAGTATAACTTTTAACTACTATGGTGGCCTTGAAACCTGGCATGATTCATTGATAGATATTTGGAGTAGGAGTTTGCTGAAAATTGTTCTTCGAAATTTGTGAATTGTTTGTCAATGAAGGTATACTTGTACATCATGATTCATGACATGTATCCGTAgtatttcttgtattcatttgtgtctTATACTTATGGTGACTCCTTTCTGGCCTTCAATGCTCTTTTTGATCATATTTCAGCCTTTAGCACGCATGGGTGCAAGTGTTACAGGAGTTGATGCTGTGGAAAAGAATATCAAGATCGCCCGGCTTCATGCGGTATGTCTTATTTGAGGAGGAAACAGAGAATTTAACTAGTTCAGTGCATTCCATCCACTGTCCACATGTATAACGGCCATTGGCTCTTGTATGATTTAGATTTTTGAAAATGCATGTAATCTAGTTTCATCTGCAATCATATAGTATGAAGTACTGGAAAACTAAAACATGGGAGGCAACCCAGTTCAATATCAGTAGAAGATGTGATCGTAATTTGGGAAAATTAAAATGGAATAATTCTATCCATCAATATATTAACAAAACTGTCACTGTGAAACAAAAACTGATTTAAGAATAGTAATAACGTTTAATTCCCACTCCCAGCTTGTTGAACTTCTTGATGTGTTCCCTGCTTGATATTATAGGGATGAACTGAAATTTTTACCTTTTTTATCAACCTGTCTCCTTATACTTAAAAAGTGCATGCCATTTatataacaaaaaaagaaacTTATGCTATTGTTTATGCCAGTGAGAGTGTATATATTTTGCAGGATTTGGATCCAACAACTTCCTCTATTGACTATCTTTGTACAACAGCTGGTATATGCCATACTTCTATTTTCAGTGTGAAGGTTAAAACGATTGATTAATTATATTGATTTCTTTTACATATTTTAGTCACTCTCTTGAGCGTGGAACTTAATGATTTTGTATTTgcgtattataatttataactcAGTAAAGCTCCTGTAGTTATTAATTGCCTATCAATTGTGAGGCAAAAAAGAATTTTCTCATCTTCTGGGAATTAACGTTTGTAGACATATTATTTGATTCATTTTAAAAGATTTACTTTCTGGATTTCTATACCTATTCTTCTGAAGCTGATGCTACTGCTATATTTTGACAGAGAAATTGGTGGAAGATCATAGGAAATTTGATGCTGTACTTGCGCTAGAGGTATGTTATTAATGTTTTAAACAAAGATGCTATAATGGTCTGATAGTCAACAATACTAGGGAAAATTTTGATCTCCCATgtgcagttttttttttatcaaaattcaGTAAATCCATATCATCTGCTCTTTCATGATTCATGACTGAGCCGATGCACTcttcaaaattataatatgAAATCTAGGCATCTATATTTGTTGCCTTCCCGTGATACTTAGGATTGTGGAGATGTCCATCTGATTGTTTACATGCTATCTAGGTAATCGAGCATGTGGCAGATCCTGCTGATTTCTGCAAATCGTTGTCAGCTTTGACTGAGAATGGTGGAGCTACTCTGATCTCAACTATAAATAGATCAATGAGAGCATATGCAACAACTATCGTTGTGGCAGAATATCTCTTGCATTTGGTATGCTACTTTTCCATATTGCTTGAGGTGGTTAAGACATGCTTAGTCACCACGAAGATGTCAATcctacaaagaaaaaaataagaaacaGAAAGTCTTTCTGTTATTCATCCATATTGAAATATCACAGCCTGTGAGTTCAACTTTTGATCTATTATAATCTCTGGAAACGGAAGGTTTCTCCAAAAGTTCAACTAGGATATAGTTAGACATGAGTTGTGTGGTTGGCAGTAataagagaagaagaaaaacaataGAATGGAGTCAGATATGTTTTGGACACTGCAGTGACAAGTTAGACCTTGTTTTCTGTACAGATCACCGACCACATAATGCAATAgtattcttcatcttcttgtATCCCTTCATTTTTCTTCTCTATAGTTTCTTCAATAGGTTATTTGGATTCTTGGGGGATTACACGCTCATAATCGTTTTGGCAAGCTATGCTTTATAAACTCGAACTGTGTGGAGGTCTAGTGTTAAAGTCCATATCTAGGCTGTAGTAGCTGTCCTAACATTCATAAAATCTTTCAGCTACCAGCAGGGACGCATGACTGGTCGAGCTTTCTCACTCCAGAAGAGCTAGTCCTAATTCTTCAGCGAGCCTCAGTTTCTGTAAGTTCGAAGCAAATCTCCATTTCCTATAATTCACGCGATGTAAACTGCTACTTGCATTATCTTCCAGGTCCAAGAGATGGCTGGGTTTGTCTACAACCCCCTGACAGGGCGATGGTCTCTCTCTGACGATATCGTTGTAAATTTCATTGCATACGGGCTCAAAGAACTGTGAATAGATCAGGCGAAATAGTGCAGGATTTGAGAATACTGAAACTTCCAATTACACGTGATTATCTTATGAGAGTATAAATTCTTTGAAATACAGTAGCAATTAAAACTTTGTTTTTATATACTTGTCATCAATAACTAATATACTACTCCCGAAATTTTAAAGATCATTTGTGTATATACATTAAATTTctctaaattaataaaattctcCAATCCCAACAATATTAGTTTACAGAGGTTTTACTGTATATGCAAAAAAAGTATACAAACATGCATTCTTTatcaataacaataacaataacaatattaataacaacaataacaataatagtATTGCAATTGACAAATTGCTCAATTTCATAATGGACTAATTAATAGAGGCATTTAAGAGTTCATTCCAAATGTCAGGAACTCCACTTAGACACCAATGGGTGCAGTCCAAATCCCTATGGCCTCCATGCCCATAAACAGATGGATGTCCATCAATTCTCAACTGTGATAATCCTGTGATCTTCTGTAAATAGACATCTTTGTCCGTTGCTCTCAGAACTTTCTCCAGCACCACCTCTGCTGGGTGAGGGCTTCCTGGACTTTTCACTGGTTCTGTATGCCCCGTGCACCTTTTCATGACCATATAGAAATGTTATGCTACATATTCTACGTGAGTATCATTTGTGAGCATCACTTTCGTTTAACTCATATTAACACTAGTTTTATAAATTGTGCGGAATATCATAAGtcaatttcttattttcttaCGAGTCGTGATCAGGCGAAACGCCCTGGAAGAATACTTGAGTTTTGGTTGGATCAATGTTGGAATCGATCCATTTGGCCCATGTGTTGAGTgctttctcatatgcaaccatACGGTCGAGGTCTTTCACCGTCGTGTTTCCGTACACAACCCAATCCCAACTGAGAACAAGCCAAACACAAACATGTAAGAAATTTGTACAATTAATTACTACTTCACCTGTCCCAAtctttttgggacgtcccaagTTAAATGAGTTATTTTGAATTCATTCTTTATccatttatctattttattgttTCTCGAATTTTATTCTCTCCTCTCTCATGCCCAAAAGAAACATCCCGATTACTTTGGAGGGAAAAACGGAAAAGGAATACTTACGGTTGTTTCCTGCCGGTGTGTAGCCACCAATGCCAAGAGTCGAAAATAACATAGTCCATTCCTCCCCAAATTTGGCTTGAACTTAGTGAATCCAACATTAGAACCCtccctctatcctcattcttAATATCCACCAAGAATGCATTTCGGTAGAACTTTAGCGATACATCGtaatcctatatatatagacACACATCATAACTATACACACATGACATAACTATAAAAAATGTTACATGGGACAAAATACTTGTTGAATACTCCTATTGTAGCAATAATCTCTTGGAGTTGTTAGATTTACAAAGATTATGCAGTAATAATCTTTGGGAGATGATCGATTTTACTGAGGCTAGATGTGTTCTTTTAGTAATACCCTTTGGAGTTAGATGTTAGATTTTACAAAGTCTAGGTCTATTGCATGAAGTAGCTAGTGATAATCTCTTATAGATGTTAGATTTTCCAGAGGCTAGATGGTCTCATTCATTGAAGCGTACCTAGTACCTAAAGGGAATAAACTAATTAGATGTGAATATCTCAACACGTCCTCACATATGTGAGTTATTCGAATGTGTTAATATTTGAACATGATCACTCATGCCTCGTCGCATCCGTACTATTGGATTGCACAAGGTAGACCCAGTGTCATAGGTTGAAGCACACCCGATACTTGCAGGGTAGACCAACTTATAAACTCTAGTGATCGAGGTTTCATCCTAAAATAACCAATGATATGAGTGATTCTCTAGGTATTGAAAGTGATGTAtttttactttatattttcgATATGAAAGGACTCACACGTGAATATCTTTACGAATATTAATCTCAAATGGCAAAACATGAGTAAAATAATTTTTTCGAAAAAAAGTGTGATTAATCTTACATGAAATGTGAAAGTAGAGAGGCCTTGTACGGTCTTGGTGGTGTACTTAGCATGAGGTACAAGCACATGGAGCATGCATGTAAGAGATTGCCACTGATTAAGACTTAGTGAATCTCCAACAAACATCATCTGTTTGCcctttaattttctcaaaaattcCTCACCATTCAACCTacaataattcaattaattactTATTTAGATATATATGTACatgaaagaaatataaaaaaaggtgACAAAACTCGAACAGTAATTGAAGTCTGAGTCATGAGATCGCTCACTCCATCGACTAGAGCAACCTAAGCCGTTGGTGTAGTTAAGGCTTCTAAAACCCAAGAGAGTAGTACTAGTAGATGATGTTAAGATCATCACAATCAGTATCAACTTTAAAGACTGAAattgaaaagaaagaaaaaaaaatgtggaCAGAAATTGACAAAAGGATATGAAAGTAACGTTATACCAGAAATTAACAAAGGATATGAAATAACGTTCTaccaaaatattaattaattcttaatttaaattcattcaCAATCAGGACCCAATTattccaaaattttaattattgctGGTGAAGGACGAATAGTCCATGCAATTTTGGGAAatgagtaattaattaattaattaatataagcAAGTTGTTGAGAAATAGCAAGATCGAAATGGTCCAAAAGCAATTTTGTAATTGTCTATATTATGAGTCACATCGCAATCGAAAAGGAAAACCATGACTATAAGGTCATGTTTATCATCACATAATAAACTCTATGATAGAGCTTAGTTAAGTTCTACGAGTCTAAAAGATTGAATCAAATTTTTCTTTAGAATCAAATTCTCAAACAGGATTTTAGTTGCTACGAAGATTACCCAAAAGCGGTATAGCTAGGGCTGGAAAAAAATACCGAATtaccgaaataccggccttatcgtaccgaaaaaataccaaaaataccgaATGTTCGGTATACCGTGACTTTCGATACGGTATGATATCTTACCGAaagatttcggtaaggtaacggtatgaattttcatataccgtggtataccgtgGCATACCgatattcggtatataccgtaaattaaggtgtataccgtaaaatataaatataattatatataatatatgttttttatatttttaaattattaaattattaaaatctattgtgaaatatagttataattatgaataaaatatatttaacatatttttaaaattataaaatatacataatattttaaaaactcaaatattctattttcattgatgttgaaaataAGGTATGCCGAACTTCAGTATGGTATACCGAGAATGAGGTATGGTATCAGTATGGAAATTTGctataccgaaaataaggtataccgaagtacggtataccaaaaattttgataaggtaaaggtatgattttttcatataccgaatttacggtaaggtatacggtatggtggttttgGTAAGGTATACcatacctacccacccctaggTATAGCGCATGCAGCAACACTTACGAGTAAGCCAGATATAAAAATAGCGTCTAGGGTTGCAATTCCTATATTATgattatagtagtataattctaaGACCCCAACATATTTATCAAAAGATAGTTTATTTTATGCTGAAATCGTCAATGAATAGAATAGGGATTATGGCTACACAAAACGTCGAGAACAATTCTAGACCGGCTCCTGAGTGGGATCGACCCTATTGATATAAGTAGTAGAGCCAGAAATTTTACGTTGGGTCcaataaaaatttcatagcaTACTTAATACttacatttctttttaaaatcaaaacaaatttcATAATCAACTTATAAATTTAAACAGATCTCTAAAAATCATACTCATACTATTAATTTTAGAAAACCGAATAATTACATATAGAAATAAATCAGCATTGGATTAAATCTCCAAAATGAAACAAATTCACAATTCCCAAATTgaactaattaaataatactagtatattaaatatttatagtttTATTGAATGGTATTAAATTTTTAGAATTGCAACGTTACATGTATAACACATGCCTACACACGTTACTTAGTGTTGAAGAACGTGGTCACAAAAGAGTGatataaaatacaaacaaaacTTTGCATAAAATAACAAAGAAAGTTACCGCGGCAGAAGGCAGCCGGCGGCGGAGGGCTGCCACCGGTAGCGGGTGTAGTCGGTGTCGGGGCGGCCCTTGAGGCGGCAGTCGAACTGCTCTTCGATGAACGGACACTGCGAGGAGAGGTAGTACGGATAGGAGGCGTCGACAACCCATTCACCCGAGAATATATCGCACCCTTTGTGGGCTATTTTCGCCTCCGCCTTCCATATCACTATGCCTAATAACAATGCTAATATTCCCATCACACTCactgtgtgtctgtgtgtgtgctatatatatatatatatatatatatagacaggGATGAATGTGGGTggaaaatgatacttttggagTGATTATGAGAAGAGCCAAACAATTGGGGTGGAAAATCTGATCCTTTTTTAAATTTGGAAAACCGTGGTTAGATAAGATAGATCacgtatttatatattttaatttagctttttctttaattttgttctttttctaAGAAGAATGGGATAATTGTGGTTAAATTGCGTTGACTTCTAGTCAGTCTCATTGTTGTTGAAATcggaaataaaaatcataactTTTCATTATTTTAGAATCGTCCCATAGCGCGGGTCCTAATTTACGTGTAATTACTGGTAATGTGGCAATCGGAAATATTTTACGTGGACAAAACGTTATGTCGAATTGTCATTTAAATCATATATTTCGGCTGACTTCTGAACAAATTCATAGATTTTGaaacaagaaattaaaaattacaatttttaatGTTTTGCAATTGGCTTAGGGGTCCTGATTTCGGAGAAATTGATGGTGACGTGTGGCAGTCGAAAATCATACTTGGATAAAACGTTCGATCAGCAGAGAGGCACAACCATGGCGGCCGGGGAGAGACTAatgttgtactccctccgtcccatataatttgacctagttttccattttgggccatcccacataatttgactcatttcacttttaccatttttggtagtggaccccacattccactaactcattcctactcacatttaagtataaaactaatatataaaagtaggacccacattccactaactttttcaactcacttttcattatatttcttaaaacccgtgcctgatcaaagtgtcccaaattatgtgggacggagggagtataagattttcatttatttaaccTTTTATTTTATAAGCCAAATAATCTGCAAGAAAACATGTAAGCGTAAGACCATCTCCAACTGTACTCCAAAAATTAGTTTTGGTGTAGAAATCTTCTTCATCCATACATCAAACTTAAActcatttttggtattttttgtGAAACAACAATATATGGTGTTACTGCAAAAATTTTGTaagacaaaaattcaaaaattatgtaaattttgaatttggtgtaaatAGTTGGAGTAGAACTACTTTTTGGTGTGACGTATGCTAAAAATGGGTTGAGTTTGATGTAAATGATTGGAAATGAGCTGAGTGCTAGAAAAAGTTTTCGTCGAATgctaaattaatattttatgatgtttcatattttatttagtttatgCAGAATGCCAAATTAAAATTCAACACAAGTAGTAGTTGGTAATAAGCAAGTGTAATATATCCTGGTTACAGAAGTTCCAGCATTGTTTACATATACATATCTCTTTATGATAATTACTTaacaaatacacacacacacacacacacacacattgctGTTTGGTAACACAGAACAGCTATCTGTATATTTAGACCTACATGTATGCCTTCCTCAGCCACCGTAGCCCGGAAAGTTTGGGAATCTTAACGCAAAGCAGCCCGTCCCTGCACCACAAACACATCCTCATCAATTATAATTTGAGAGGAGACAAAGGAAGCATTTTTACACAGACCGAACTGCCAGATTTTCGAGACAACTGAACATTTGAAATCTCCTTGCTTTGCTAGTAAACGATTTATTGCATCGAACGAACAGATGACAAGAATAACGAGCATGTATGAGTTGAAATGGTGCTTtatttacttgcatgtcacaacaTTGACAAGAGGTCTTTTAAATCCATCAGAAAACGGAAACATACTTCAAATATCTGTGGAACGAAAGAGAACTCCAACCgcgaataaaaaatgaaacttacTGAATTTCTGCTGATACATTATCCTTTTGTGCGTTACTAGGAAGTGGCCAAACAATTTGATATGGCCCCCGTGAAATCTCCCTTATGTGATAAGTCATGATCGGCTTGTTGGAACATAGCCCTCCACCACACGACCAATTTAGCCGGTTGCCACTTATAACCAGGCTgtcagaaaataattcatcaTTACGCCTCAACTAAACCGGATACTCAATGCAGCATTCATATCTTTCACTCCATGACAAAGACAAGATAAAAAACACAATCTAACAATAGAAAGTATGAAGCTGGAGCTATGAACGTTGAAATGAGTCACAAAGATGACATCTTACCTTTGGTCATCAACCTCTATCTTCACATTGTCCCTGCTAAGTGCTAACACCGGGAATTTCTAATGTGATGACATAATTGAATCCAGATTCTACAACATCCATTCTCGGTGACCACTCGGATCCTGTAGAATGAGGTAAAATCCACAAAACAATGCACCATTCTCTTCAAATCAATTGGAAATATTTCCACGAGAGCAATCCAAACAACTAGTTTACTCACCTGTTTGTGCAACATTACGAGCCTTTTCCACAGACTGGAACACGGGCTTCCCTTCTTCAGTAGTTGGCCTTGCAAACACAGGACCTTCTGAAGAAGGGTCAGTATATCCGCAACCTTGATCCATTTTGAAAGGTTCCACTTGAGCAGGTCTAGAATATGATGGCGCATCAAGGGAAGTAGACCCCTTTTTTCCAGAATCCGGGAATTGTGAAGGAACGCTGGGTTGCACGTAGTTCCCCTGTATAACGCGAAAAAGGAGTATGTTACAACACCCTTTCAATGGatcaacattaaaaaaagttacaaaaaCATCTAGGGGACCTGTTCATGTAAAGCCTGTCTCATGTAGCAACCTTGAGAACTCGATCCTTGCCGAGCAAAGTGCATCCTGTTGTCGTATCTCCGGATGACAGAGTTCAGACTATTGCTACACCTCTAAAAATGTGAATCAAGAAGTGGAAAACTGTTAACATATAGTGATAAGACTGAGGAAAGAAAAGAAGCATGAAACAGAGACATATAAATATCCTCTTGTAACCTACGtctataaagaaaatatcagaAAACCAAAATCATCGAATAACTGATATTCTTATCAGATCTTCACTATATTTTCTCTTTAACCTGttgtaaaaataatttctaaatgCTCAATTTCAATGAGCAAGATCTCTCCTTTTTAGTAGAAATGGAACACTAATACATTCAAATTTCCATCATAAACGCTATATCTTACATTTTCGTTTTCATTCTTATTCTGAACAGAGCTctttctctatctatctctcAAGAAGATACACAAGAATCCATATGTTGAGCATGAGTAAAGAACCAAAACAAATCAGAATTGGCAGTAAATATCAATAATTATTGAAGATAATTgcatataaaaaaacaaaactcagTATAATACACAACCAGAAACCGATGCTTAATGCTATCGACGATTTCAGAGTAGAAACTGCGATATTATAATTGAGTAAACAGCata
Proteins encoded in this window:
- the LOC121811274 gene encoding ubiquinone biosynthesis O-methyltransferase, mitochondrial-like, producing MISKHILARARLLARPGGRSSQPLNKLQSRRYSAAPAVPASTPSTAANVPSKSSLNEDELKKFAAIAETWWEAEGPFKPLHAMNPTRLAFIRSTLCRHFGKDPCCSRPFEGLKFVDIGCGGGILSEPLARMGASVTGVDAVEKNIKIARLHADLDPTTSSIDYLCTTAEKLVEDHRKFDAVLALEVIEHVADPADFCKSLSALTENGGATLISTINRSMRAYATTIVVAEYLLHLLPAGTHDWSSFLTPEELVLILQRASVSVQEMAGFVYNPLTGRWSLSDDIVVNFIAYGLKEL
- the LOC121811273 gene encoding protein trichome birefringence-like 43 — its product is MGILALLLGIVIWKAEAKIAHKGCDIFSGEWVVDASYPYYLSSQCPFIEEQFDCRLKGRPDTDYTRYRWQPSAAGCLLPRLNGEEFLRKLKGKQMMFVGDSLSLNQWQSLTCMLHVLVPHAKYTTKTVQGLSTFTFHDYDVSLKFYRNAFLVDIKNEDRGRVLMLDSLSSSQIWGGMDYVIFDSWHWWLHTGRKQPWDWVVYGNTTVKDLDRMVAYEKALNTWAKWIDSNIDPTKTQVFFQGVSPDHDSCTGHTEPVKSPGSPHPAEVVLEKVLRATDKDVYLQKITGLSQLRIDGHPSVYGHGGHRDLDCTHWCLSGVPDIWNELLNASIN
- the LOC121741420 gene encoding uncharacterized protein LOC121741420 codes for the protein MESEIVRRRANIIASHLAIHEDISATATHVFPMRCSNSLNSVIRRYDNRMHFARQGSSSQGCYMRQALHEQGNYVQPSVPSQFPDSGKKGSTSLDAPSYSRPAQVEPFKMDQGCGYTDPSSEGPVFARPTTEEGKPVFQSVEKARNVAQTGSEWSPRMDVVESGFNYVITLEIPGVST